Sequence from the Candidatus Wallbacteria bacterium genome:
GTATATCGAAGACTTCCGCAATACGGCACTCAGGCCTGACAAACCCAGAATCAAAGTCGGAGCCCAGAATCCGGACGTTTATTTCCAGGGCCGGGAAACGGTCAACAGTTTTTACGATGCATTGCCCAGCGTTGTGAAAAAGTACCTGAAAAAAGTCGGCGAAAAGACCGGCAGAAAATACAACCTGTTTGATTATTACGGAGCCAAGGACGCAGAAGACCTGATCGTGATCATGGGCTCAGGCGCTGAAATCGTACAGGAAACCATCGATTATCTGTCTGCACAGGGGCAGAAAGTCGGAGCAGTGATCGTGAGGCTCTACAGACCCTTCTCGGTCAAGGATTTCACCGACTGCATCCCGGCAACCGCCAAGAGGATCGCTGTGCTGGACAGAACCAAGGAACCCGGCTCACTCGGCGAACCGCTGTTCCTGGATGTCACGGCTGCACTGTTTGGCCGCAACCTGAAGATCATTGGCGGCCGTTTCGGACTTTCCTCCAAGGAATTCACCCCCACCATGGTCAACGCAGTTTATCAGCATCTCAAGAAAGACGGTTTCCACAATTTCACAGTCGGAATCAATGACGATGTGACACATCGCTCTGTGAAAATCACCGAAGAGATCGATGCTGAACAGAAGAGCGTGCGCCGCTGCAAATTCTGGGGCCTGGGGTCTGACGGCACGGTCGGTGCCAATAAGAACTCCATCAAGATCATCGGCGACCACACGGACATGTATGCCCAGGGTTATTTCCAATACGACTCCAAGAAATCGGGCGGCATCACAATTTCCCACCTGCGTTTCGGAAAAGAAAAGATCCGTTCCTCATATTACGTCACCAGGCCCAATTTCGTGGCCCTGCACAATCCGGCTTACATTGGCCGCTATGACATCCTGGAAGGGATCCAGGAAAACGGCACATTCCTGCTCAACTCCACCTGGACCGGCGAAGAAGCCTTCAACAACCTGACCCGCGAAATGCAGGAAACGATCATCAACAAAAAGATCAGATTCTACAACATCGATGCCCGGAAAATTTCAGAGCAGCAGGGACTTGGCGGCAGGATCAACACAGTCATGCAGACTTCCTTTTTCCAGATCTCCGAAATCCTTCCTGAAAAAGAAGCCATCAGCCTGATCAAGAAAGCGGTAGAAAAGGAATTCAGCAAAAAAGGCAAGGACATCGTGGAAATGAACTGGAAATGCATTGATGCCGCTGTCAGCGCCCTGGAAAAAGTCAAGATCCCGGCCACTGTCAAAGACATCAAAAAAAGCGCTCCCAACATTAAGCTGCTGCCTGACAAGCCCACGGATTTCATGAAAAAAGTGATTGAGCCCGTGATGCGTCTTAAAGGCGATGCTATCCCGGTTTCAGCCATGCCCATCGACGGCGGCGTGGAATCCGGCACTGCAGCGATTGAAAAGCGCGGAGTTTCACCTTATGTCCCGCACTGGATTCCGGAAAACTGCATCCAGTGCAACCGCTGCAGCTTTGTCTGCCCGCACGCTTCCATCCGCACCAAGCTCGTCAAACAGGCAGACCTGGCCAAGGCTCCCAAAACATTTAATGTGGTCGAAACCAAACCTGCCAGCAAGACAGGCCTCAAATTCCGGCTGCAGGTATACACCGAAGACTGCCAGGGATGCGAGTCCTGCGTAAACGTCTGCCCTGCCCCCAAAAAAGCCATTGCCATGGCTGACGTGGAGAAAGAAAGAACAGACGGCCAGCTCGAAAACGCCGAATTTTTCGGAAATCTTCCTGACAACACCCTGGAGGGTACAACCCGCGAAAGCCTGAAGGGCAGCCAGTTCTGCCTGCCTTACATGGAATTTTCCGGAGCCTGCGGCGGATGCGGCGAAACACCGTACGTGAAGCTCGTGACTCAGTTATATGGTGAACGGATGATGGTCGCCAATGCCACCGGATGCTCTTCGATCTGGGGCGGAACTTTCCCCACCATGCCCTACACCAAGGATAAGAACGGACATGGTCCCTCCTGGGCCAATTCACTGTTCGAAGACAATGCCGAATACGGTTTCGGCATGAAGCTCGCAGTCAATTCCAACCGCAAGCAGCTGCGCACCAATCTCGAAACTCTCAGACAGTACGAGATTCCCGAAACCACCAAAACCCTGATTGCTAAAGCGCTGGACAAGTGGACTGTGATCGACACCGAGTCCCTTGAAAATGCCGCGAAATTCAAGACCGAAGTGCTGAAGCTGAAAGGCAAGCTCAACGGAGACCAGGCTAAGACACTTGCCAAGGTGCTGGAACTGATGGACTACATCACGGACAAATCAGTCTGGATCTTCGGCGGCGACGGCTGGGCCTATGACATCGGCTACGGCGGTCTGGACCATGTGCTGGCCATGGGCAGAAACGTGAATGTGCTTGTGATGGACACTGAAGTATATTCCAATACAGGCGGGCAGTCCTCAAAATCCACCAATCTGGGCGCGATCGCCAAGTTCGCGGCTTCCGGAAAACGCACTGTGAAGAAAAACCTGGGCATGATGGCCATGAGCTATGGCTATGTCTATGTCGCCTCCATAGCCATGGGCGCAAATCCGAATCAGACTGTGAAAGCGCTCGTGGAAGCCGAATCCTACCCCGGACCCTCGATCGTGATCGCCTATGCCCCCTGCATCGCCCACGGCATCAAGGCCGGACTCGGCAAGAGCCAGGACGAGGAAAAGAGGGCTGTGGACTCGGGCTACTGGACATTGTACCGCTATAACCCGCTGCTGGCACTGGAAGGCAAGAATCCGTTCCAACTGGACAGCAAGGAACCGACCATGTCCTATCAGGAATTCCTGGAAGGCGAAGTCAGGTTCTCGGCCCTGAAGAAGACCCACCCGGACGACGCCAAGCGCCTCTTCGCCGAAGCCGAGCTGGCTGCCAAACAGCGCTATGCCTACTACAAGAAGCTCGCCGAGATGGAGCAGTACAAAGTCGACGCCACGAAGACCGAGACTGCGAAGAAGGAGAAAACTGCTGAGGCTTAGAAGCCGTTAAATCTGAGCGCAGCGAAGATTTTACGGCTTCTTAGTCCCCGTAACACAGTTGTTACTGCTACTGTGTGGAGTGGGACTTAGAAGACCGGATTAATCTTGAAATTAGTGTACTGAAAAAAGCCCCTGAAACATGGGGCTTTTTTTCACGAGCAGAAAAAACGGCTTTCAAGGTTGTGTTTAGTTTTTTAACCACATAGGACTTAATCCAGTGCACTGAGAATCACACTGTCCAGGTGACAGGCTTCGAAAAAAAATCAATACACAGTAACCAGAGCTTCGCTTTTCGTCTATCGCTATTAATGTTATACTCCATATAAAAAGGCGGCGCATGGCGTCAATTAGATTCGACGCAGAGTCATGACTGAAAATACACTACAGAATGATGTG
This genomic interval carries:
- the nifJ gene encoding pyruvate:ferredoxin (flavodoxin) oxidoreductase; translated protein: MGKDFKTIDGNHAASYIAYALSEVAAIYPITPSSTMGENADEWAAHGQKNIFGEIVDVIEMQSEGGAAGAVHGSLTAGALTTTFTASQGLMLMLPNMHKIAGELLPCVIHVSARSLACQALSIFGDHSDVMSARNTGFAMLASNSVQEAMDMALVAHLSTMESRIPFLHYFDGFRTSNEIQKVEMIDYDTIKSLVDMKYIEDFRNTALRPDKPRIKVGAQNPDVYFQGRETVNSFYDALPSVVKKYLKKVGEKTGRKYNLFDYYGAKDAEDLIVIMGSGAEIVQETIDYLSAQGQKVGAVIVRLYRPFSVKDFTDCIPATAKRIAVLDRTKEPGSLGEPLFLDVTAALFGRNLKIIGGRFGLSSKEFTPTMVNAVYQHLKKDGFHNFTVGINDDVTHRSVKITEEIDAEQKSVRRCKFWGLGSDGTVGANKNSIKIIGDHTDMYAQGYFQYDSKKSGGITISHLRFGKEKIRSSYYVTRPNFVALHNPAYIGRYDILEGIQENGTFLLNSTWTGEEAFNNLTREMQETIINKKIRFYNIDARKISEQQGLGGRINTVMQTSFFQISEILPEKEAISLIKKAVEKEFSKKGKDIVEMNWKCIDAAVSALEKVKIPATVKDIKKSAPNIKLLPDKPTDFMKKVIEPVMRLKGDAIPVSAMPIDGGVESGTAAIEKRGVSPYVPHWIPENCIQCNRCSFVCPHASIRTKLVKQADLAKAPKTFNVVETKPASKTGLKFRLQVYTEDCQGCESCVNVCPAPKKAIAMADVEKERTDGQLENAEFFGNLPDNTLEGTTRESLKGSQFCLPYMEFSGACGGCGETPYVKLVTQLYGERMMVANATGCSSIWGGTFPTMPYTKDKNGHGPSWANSLFEDNAEYGFGMKLAVNSNRKQLRTNLETLRQYEIPETTKTLIAKALDKWTVIDTESLENAAKFKTEVLKLKGKLNGDQAKTLAKVLELMDYITDKSVWIFGGDGWAYDIGYGGLDHVLAMGRNVNVLVMDTEVYSNTGGQSSKSTNLGAIAKFAASGKRTVKKNLGMMAMSYGYVYVASIAMGANPNQTVKALVEAESYPGPSIVIAYAPCIAHGIKAGLGKSQDEEKRAVDSGYWTLYRYNPLLALEGKNPFQLDSKEPTMSYQEFLEGEVRFSALKKTHPDDAKRLFAEAELAAKQRYAYYKKLAEMEQYKVDATKTETAKKEKTAEA